One window of the Populus nigra chromosome 4, ddPopNigr1.1, whole genome shotgun sequence genome contains the following:
- the LOC133690480 gene encoding ABC transporter B family member 11-like isoform X1: protein MAVENGRSRDKSMDKASTSKSEEVEEKSSAGNGDQQKQKKSEGDEETKTVPFIKLFSFADSKDIFLMILGTVGAIGNGASLPIMSILFGDLINSFGKNQNNKDVVDLVSKVSLKFVYLGVGSAVGSFLQVACWMVTGERQAARIRGTYLKTILRQDVAFFDKETNSGEVVGRMSGDTVLIQDAMGEKVGKFIQLVSTFIGGFIISFIKGWLLTLVMLSSIPLLVIAGAGLSIMIARMASRGQTAYTKAASVVEQTIGSIRTVASFTGEKQAISNYKKFLVTAYNSGVQEGLAAGVGLGIVMLVVFCSYALAVWFGGRMILEKGYTGGVVINVIVAVLTGSMSLGQASPCMSAFASGQAAAYKMFEAIHRKPDIDASDTRGKILDDIRGDIELRNVYFNYPARPDEQIFSGFSLFIPSGSTAALVGQSGSGKSTVISLIERFYDPQAGEVLIDGINLKEFQLKWIREKIGLVSQEPVLFTSSIKDNIAYGKDMATTEEIRAAAELANAAKFIDKLPQGIDTMVGEHGTQLSGGQKQRIAIARAILKDPRILLLDEATSALDAESERIVQEALDRIMVNRTTVIVAHRLSTVRNADMIAVIYRGKMVEKGSHSELLKDPEGAYSQLIRLQEVNKESEQEADDQKKSDISTESLRHSSQKISLKRSISRGSSDFGNSSRRSFSVTFGLPTGFNAPDNYTEELEASPQKQQAPDVPISRLVYLNKPEVPVLIAGAIAAILNGVIFPIFGILISRVIKTFFEPPHELRKDSKFWALMFMTLGLASFVVYPSQTYLFSVAGCKLIQRIRSMCFEKMVHMEVGWFDEPEHSSGAIGARLSADAATVRGLVGDSLSQLVQNIASAVAGLVIAFVACWQLAFVILVLLPLIGLNGFIQMKFLKGFSSDAKKMYEEASQVANDAVGSIRTVASFCAEEKVMQLYRKKCEGPLRTGIRQGLISGAGFGVSFFLLFSVYATSFYVGAQLVQHGKTTFADVFQVFFALTMAAIGISQSSSFAPDSSKAKAAAASIFSIIDRKSKIDSSDESGTTLDNVKGEIELRHIGFKYPARPDIEIFRDLSLAIHSGKTVALVGESGSGKSTVISLLQRFYDPDSGHITLDGIDIKSLQLKWLRQQMGLVSQEPVLFNETIRANIAYGKEGDATEAEIQAASELANAHKFISSLQQGYDTIVGERGIQLSGGQKQRVAIARAIVKSPKILLLDEATSALDAESERVVQDALDRVMVNRTTVVVAHRLSTIKNADVIAVVKNGVIVEKGKHETLIHIKDGFYASLVALHMSASTS from the exons ATGGCTGTCGAGAACGGGAGAAGTCGTGATAAGAGTATGGATAAGGCCAGCACATCAAAAAGCGAGGAGGTAGAGGAGAAAAGTTCTGCCGGAAATGGGGACCAACAGAAGCAAAAGAAGAGCGAAGGAGATGAGGAAACTAAAACAGTTCCATTTATCAAGCTCTTTTCATTTGCGGATTCTAAAGATATCTTTCTGATGATCCTTGGGACGGTTGGCGCTATTGGAAATGGAGCATCCTTGCCAATTATGTCAATACTGTTCGGAGATCTGATCAATTCTTTTGGAAAAAACCAGAATAATAAAGATGTAGTGGATTTGGTTTCAAAG GTGTCTCTCAAATTTGTCTACTTGGGAGTTGGTTCTGCTGTAGGTTCATTTCTCC AGGTGGCTTGCTGGATGGTCACAGGAGAGAGACAGGCTGCACGGATAAGGGGTACGTATTTGAAAACTATACTGAGACAAGATGTTGCCTTTTTCGACAAGGAAACAAACTCTGGAGAGGTTGTTGGTAGAATGTCTGGTGACACTGTTCTTATACAAGATGCTATGGGTGAAAAG GTCGGGAAATTTATACAGCTAGTATCAACATTCATTGGAGGctttataatatcatttatcAAAGGCTGGCTTCTTACTCTTGTCATGTTATCCTCCATTCCCCTGCTTGTGATAGCTGGTGCAGGATTGTCCATCATGATAGCTAGGATGGCATCTCGTGGCCAAACTGCTTACACTAAGGCAGCGTCTGTAGTAGAACAGACTATTGGCTCAATCAGAACT GTTGCATCATTCACTGGGGAGAAGCAAGCCATAAGTAATTACAAGAAATTTCTTGTCACTGCTTATAACTCTGGTGTTCAAGAAGGCTTGGCTGCTGGAGTAGGTCTTGGCATTGTTATGTTAGTAGTGTTCTGTAGCTATGCTTTGGCAGTATGGTTTGGTGGAAGGATGATTTTGGAAAAAGGATATACCGGGGGTGTTGTGATTAATGTGATTGTTGCTGTGTTGACCGGTTCCAT GTCTCTAGGGCAGGCATCTCCTTGTATGAGTGCATTTGCATCTGGTCAAGCTGCAGCTTATAAGATGTTTGAGGCTATCCATAGAAAGCCAGATATAGATGCCTCCGATACAAGGGGAAAGATATTGGATGACATCAGAGGAGATATAGAGTTGAGGAATGTATATTTCAATTATCCAGCTAGACCCGATGAGCAAATATTTTCTGGATTCTCTCTTTTCATCCCAAGTGGATCAACTGCAGCCTTGGTTGGACAAAGTGGAAGCGGAAAGTCAACGGTGATCAGTCTGATAGAGAGATTCTATGATCCACAAGCTGGTGAAGTTCTCATAGATGGCATTAACCTCAAAGAGTTTCAGCTCAAATGGATTCGGGAGAAAATTGGTCTTGTCAGCCAGGAACCTGTGCTGTTCACGTCCAGCATTAAGGATAACATTGCATATGGAAAGGATATGGCAACTACCGAAGAGATAAGAGCTGCAGCTGAACTTGCCAATGCTGCTAAATTCATCGATAAACTACCTCAG GGAATAGACACCATGGTTGGTGAACATGGAACTCAGCTGTCTGGTGGACAGAAACAGAGAATTGCAATTGCAAGAGCCATCCTGAAAGATCCGCGAATTTTACTTTTGGATGAAGCTACAAGCGCTCTTGATGCAGAATCTGAAAGGATAGTGCAGGAGGCATTAGACAGGATTATGGTGAATCGAACAACTGTAATTGTTGCCCACCGTTTGAGCACTGTGAGAAACGCAGATATGATTGCTGTTATTTACCGTGGGAAGATGGTGGAGAAAG GTTCACATTCAGAACTGCTCAAGGATCCTGAAGGAGCTTACTCGCAGCTTATACGCTTACAAGAAGTGAACAAAGAGTCGGAACAAGAAGCAGATGACCAAAAGAAGTCAGATATTTCGACCGAGTCCTTAAGACATTCAAGTCAAAAAATTTCACTGAAACGGTCCATAAGTCGGGGATCATCTGATTTTGGAAATAGCAGTCGCCGCTCGTTTTCAGTGACATTTGGTTTACCTACTGGATTCAATGCCCCTGATAATTACACGGAAGAATTAGAAGCTTCTCCACAGAAACAACAAGCTCCAGATGTCCCAATCAGCCGCCTTGTTTATCTCAACAAGCCGGAGGTTCCAGTGCTGATTGCTGGAGCTATAGCTGCAATTCTCAATGGGGTCATATTTCCGATATTTGGTATACTAATTTCCAGGGTgattaaaacattttttgaacCACCTCATGAATTGAGAAAGGATTCGAAGTTCTGGGCGTTGATGTTCATGACCCTTGGCCTGGCATCTTTTGTTGTGTATCCGTCACAAACATACTTATTTTCGGTGGCTGGTTGCAAATTAATCCAAAGGATCCGATCTATGTGTTTTGAGAAGATGGTTCACATGGAGGTTGGTTGGTTTGACGAGCCTGAGCACTCAAGTGGAGCAATTGGTGCTAGGCTCTCAGCAGATGCTGCAACAGTGCGTGGTCTGGTTGGAGATTCTCTTTCCCAGTTGGTTCAGAACATAGCATCAGCGGTAGCGGGTTTGGTCATTGCCTTTGTTGCATGTTGGCAATTGGCATTTGTAATCCTTGTACTACTTCCTCTAATAGGACTCAATGGATTTATTCAAATGAAGTTCTTGAAAGGATTCAGTTCAGATGCAAAG AAAATGTATGAGGAAGCAAGCCAAGTTGCCAATGACGCTGTTGGCAGCATAAGAACTGTTGCCTCTTTCTGTGCTGAAGAGAAGGTGATGCAACTATACAGAAAGAAATGTGAAGGTCCTCTGAGGACAGGAATAAGGCAAGGGCTGATAAGTGGAGCAGGATTTggagtttctttcttcttactTTTTTCTGTCTACGCAACTAGTTTCTATGTGGGAGCACAACTTGTCCAGCATGGGAAAACAACTTTTGCAGATGTTTTTCAA gttttctttgctttaaccATGGCAGCGATTGGGATTTCTCAATCAAGCTCCTTTGCCCCTGATTCCTCAAAAGCCAAGGCTGCAGCTGCTTCCATATTCTCCATTATAGACCGAAAGTCGAAGATTGATTCAAGTGATGAGTCGGGAACAACATTAGACAATGTGAAGGGAGAAATTGAACTTCGTCACATAGGCTTTAAGTATCCAGCTAGGCCAGACATTGAAATTTTCCGAGACCTCAGCTTAGCTATTCATTCTGGCAAG ACTGTTGCCCTTGTTGGAGAAAGCGGAAGTGGGAAATCAACTGTGATCTCGTTATTGCAAAGGTTCTATGATCCCGATTCAGGCCATATAACTCTTGATGGAATTGACATTAAAAGTCTTCAACTTAAGTGGTTGAGGCAGCAAATGGGGCTTGTGAGCCAAGAACCAGTTCTCTTCAATGAAACAATCCGCGCCAACATTGCATATGGAAAGGAAGGCGATGCAACGGAAGCGGAAATTCAAGCTGCGTCGGAGCTAGCCAATGCACACAAGTTCATCAGTAGTTTGCAACAG GGGTACGATACCATTGTAGGGGAGAGAGGAATCCAATTATCCGGTGGACAGAAACAAAGGGTGGCCATTGCTCGTGCCATAGTCAAAAGTCCCAAAATACTTCTGCTGGATGAGGCTACCAGTGCACTGGATGCCGAATCTGAAAGAGTGGTTCAAGATGCCCTGGACCGAGTAATGGTGAATAGGACTACGGTCGTCGTCGCCCACCGATTATCTACAATCAAGAACGCAGATGTTATTGCCGTGGTGAAAAATGGAGTTATCGTAGAGAAAGGCAAGCATGAGACTCTGATTCATATCAAAGATGGTTTTTATGCCTCCTTAGTGGCTCTTCACATGAGTGCCTCAACTTCTTGA
- the LOC133690480 gene encoding ABC transporter B family member 4-like isoform X2 yields the protein MVTGERQAARIRGTYLKTILRQDVAFFDKETNSGEVVGRMSGDTVLIQDAMGEKVGKFIQLVSTFIGGFIISFIKGWLLTLVMLSSIPLLVIAGAGLSIMIARMASRGQTAYTKAASVVEQTIGSIRTVASFTGEKQAISNYKKFLVTAYNSGVQEGLAAGVGLGIVMLVVFCSYALAVWFGGRMILEKGYTGGVVINVIVAVLTGSMSLGQASPCMSAFASGQAAAYKMFEAIHRKPDIDASDTRGKILDDIRGDIELRNVYFNYPARPDEQIFSGFSLFIPSGSTAALVGQSGSGKSTVISLIERFYDPQAGEVLIDGINLKEFQLKWIREKIGLVSQEPVLFTSSIKDNIAYGKDMATTEEIRAAAELANAAKFIDKLPQGIDTMVGEHGTQLSGGQKQRIAIARAILKDPRILLLDEATSALDAESERIVQEALDRIMVNRTTVIVAHRLSTVRNADMIAVIYRGKMVEKGSHSELLKDPEGAYSQLIRLQEVNKESEQEADDQKKSDISTESLRHSSQKISLKRSISRGSSDFGNSSRRSFSVTFGLPTGFNAPDNYTEELEASPQKQQAPDVPISRLVYLNKPEVPVLIAGAIAAILNGVIFPIFGILISRVIKTFFEPPHELRKDSKFWALMFMTLGLASFVVYPSQTYLFSVAGCKLIQRIRSMCFEKMVHMEVGWFDEPEHSSGAIGARLSADAATVRGLVGDSLSQLVQNIASAVAGLVIAFVACWQLAFVILVLLPLIGLNGFIQMKFLKGFSSDAKKMYEEASQVANDAVGSIRTVASFCAEEKVMQLYRKKCEGPLRTGIRQGLISGAGFGVSFFLLFSVYATSFYVGAQLVQHGKTTFADVFQVFFALTMAAIGISQSSSFAPDSSKAKAAAASIFSIIDRKSKIDSSDESGTTLDNVKGEIELRHIGFKYPARPDIEIFRDLSLAIHSGKTVALVGESGSGKSTVISLLQRFYDPDSGHITLDGIDIKSLQLKWLRQQMGLVSQEPVLFNETIRANIAYGKEGDATEAEIQAASELANAHKFISSLQQGYDTIVGERGIQLSGGQKQRVAIARAIVKSPKILLLDEATSALDAESERVVQDALDRVMVNRTTVVVAHRLSTIKNADVIAVVKNGVIVEKGKHETLIHIKDGFYASLVALHMSASTS from the exons ATGGTCACAGGAGAGAGACAGGCTGCACGGATAAGGGGTACGTATTTGAAAACTATACTGAGACAAGATGTTGCCTTTTTCGACAAGGAAACAAACTCTGGAGAGGTTGTTGGTAGAATGTCTGGTGACACTGTTCTTATACAAGATGCTATGGGTGAAAAG GTCGGGAAATTTATACAGCTAGTATCAACATTCATTGGAGGctttataatatcatttatcAAAGGCTGGCTTCTTACTCTTGTCATGTTATCCTCCATTCCCCTGCTTGTGATAGCTGGTGCAGGATTGTCCATCATGATAGCTAGGATGGCATCTCGTGGCCAAACTGCTTACACTAAGGCAGCGTCTGTAGTAGAACAGACTATTGGCTCAATCAGAACT GTTGCATCATTCACTGGGGAGAAGCAAGCCATAAGTAATTACAAGAAATTTCTTGTCACTGCTTATAACTCTGGTGTTCAAGAAGGCTTGGCTGCTGGAGTAGGTCTTGGCATTGTTATGTTAGTAGTGTTCTGTAGCTATGCTTTGGCAGTATGGTTTGGTGGAAGGATGATTTTGGAAAAAGGATATACCGGGGGTGTTGTGATTAATGTGATTGTTGCTGTGTTGACCGGTTCCAT GTCTCTAGGGCAGGCATCTCCTTGTATGAGTGCATTTGCATCTGGTCAAGCTGCAGCTTATAAGATGTTTGAGGCTATCCATAGAAAGCCAGATATAGATGCCTCCGATACAAGGGGAAAGATATTGGATGACATCAGAGGAGATATAGAGTTGAGGAATGTATATTTCAATTATCCAGCTAGACCCGATGAGCAAATATTTTCTGGATTCTCTCTTTTCATCCCAAGTGGATCAACTGCAGCCTTGGTTGGACAAAGTGGAAGCGGAAAGTCAACGGTGATCAGTCTGATAGAGAGATTCTATGATCCACAAGCTGGTGAAGTTCTCATAGATGGCATTAACCTCAAAGAGTTTCAGCTCAAATGGATTCGGGAGAAAATTGGTCTTGTCAGCCAGGAACCTGTGCTGTTCACGTCCAGCATTAAGGATAACATTGCATATGGAAAGGATATGGCAACTACCGAAGAGATAAGAGCTGCAGCTGAACTTGCCAATGCTGCTAAATTCATCGATAAACTACCTCAG GGAATAGACACCATGGTTGGTGAACATGGAACTCAGCTGTCTGGTGGACAGAAACAGAGAATTGCAATTGCAAGAGCCATCCTGAAAGATCCGCGAATTTTACTTTTGGATGAAGCTACAAGCGCTCTTGATGCAGAATCTGAAAGGATAGTGCAGGAGGCATTAGACAGGATTATGGTGAATCGAACAACTGTAATTGTTGCCCACCGTTTGAGCACTGTGAGAAACGCAGATATGATTGCTGTTATTTACCGTGGGAAGATGGTGGAGAAAG GTTCACATTCAGAACTGCTCAAGGATCCTGAAGGAGCTTACTCGCAGCTTATACGCTTACAAGAAGTGAACAAAGAGTCGGAACAAGAAGCAGATGACCAAAAGAAGTCAGATATTTCGACCGAGTCCTTAAGACATTCAAGTCAAAAAATTTCACTGAAACGGTCCATAAGTCGGGGATCATCTGATTTTGGAAATAGCAGTCGCCGCTCGTTTTCAGTGACATTTGGTTTACCTACTGGATTCAATGCCCCTGATAATTACACGGAAGAATTAGAAGCTTCTCCACAGAAACAACAAGCTCCAGATGTCCCAATCAGCCGCCTTGTTTATCTCAACAAGCCGGAGGTTCCAGTGCTGATTGCTGGAGCTATAGCTGCAATTCTCAATGGGGTCATATTTCCGATATTTGGTATACTAATTTCCAGGGTgattaaaacattttttgaacCACCTCATGAATTGAGAAAGGATTCGAAGTTCTGGGCGTTGATGTTCATGACCCTTGGCCTGGCATCTTTTGTTGTGTATCCGTCACAAACATACTTATTTTCGGTGGCTGGTTGCAAATTAATCCAAAGGATCCGATCTATGTGTTTTGAGAAGATGGTTCACATGGAGGTTGGTTGGTTTGACGAGCCTGAGCACTCAAGTGGAGCAATTGGTGCTAGGCTCTCAGCAGATGCTGCAACAGTGCGTGGTCTGGTTGGAGATTCTCTTTCCCAGTTGGTTCAGAACATAGCATCAGCGGTAGCGGGTTTGGTCATTGCCTTTGTTGCATGTTGGCAATTGGCATTTGTAATCCTTGTACTACTTCCTCTAATAGGACTCAATGGATTTATTCAAATGAAGTTCTTGAAAGGATTCAGTTCAGATGCAAAG AAAATGTATGAGGAAGCAAGCCAAGTTGCCAATGACGCTGTTGGCAGCATAAGAACTGTTGCCTCTTTCTGTGCTGAAGAGAAGGTGATGCAACTATACAGAAAGAAATGTGAAGGTCCTCTGAGGACAGGAATAAGGCAAGGGCTGATAAGTGGAGCAGGATTTggagtttctttcttcttactTTTTTCTGTCTACGCAACTAGTTTCTATGTGGGAGCACAACTTGTCCAGCATGGGAAAACAACTTTTGCAGATGTTTTTCAA gttttctttgctttaaccATGGCAGCGATTGGGATTTCTCAATCAAGCTCCTTTGCCCCTGATTCCTCAAAAGCCAAGGCTGCAGCTGCTTCCATATTCTCCATTATAGACCGAAAGTCGAAGATTGATTCAAGTGATGAGTCGGGAACAACATTAGACAATGTGAAGGGAGAAATTGAACTTCGTCACATAGGCTTTAAGTATCCAGCTAGGCCAGACATTGAAATTTTCCGAGACCTCAGCTTAGCTATTCATTCTGGCAAG ACTGTTGCCCTTGTTGGAGAAAGCGGAAGTGGGAAATCAACTGTGATCTCGTTATTGCAAAGGTTCTATGATCCCGATTCAGGCCATATAACTCTTGATGGAATTGACATTAAAAGTCTTCAACTTAAGTGGTTGAGGCAGCAAATGGGGCTTGTGAGCCAAGAACCAGTTCTCTTCAATGAAACAATCCGCGCCAACATTGCATATGGAAAGGAAGGCGATGCAACGGAAGCGGAAATTCAAGCTGCGTCGGAGCTAGCCAATGCACACAAGTTCATCAGTAGTTTGCAACAG GGGTACGATACCATTGTAGGGGAGAGAGGAATCCAATTATCCGGTGGACAGAAACAAAGGGTGGCCATTGCTCGTGCCATAGTCAAAAGTCCCAAAATACTTCTGCTGGATGAGGCTACCAGTGCACTGGATGCCGAATCTGAAAGAGTGGTTCAAGATGCCCTGGACCGAGTAATGGTGAATAGGACTACGGTCGTCGTCGCCCACCGATTATCTACAATCAAGAACGCAGATGTTATTGCCGTGGTGAAAAATGGAGTTATCGTAGAGAAAGGCAAGCATGAGACTCTGATTCATATCAAAGATGGTTTTTATGCCTCCTTAGTGGCTCTTCACATGAGTGCCTCAACTTCTTGA